The DNA region GCATGACGGCGATGCTAAACGGCAGGCTAAATTTGGCGCCGTAGGAGCTCACCGGCGCTTGCTTATCCGCCAGCGGTTCCCACAGCCGATGCACCGGTCCCTCGGCGGTGCGGCAGATAACTTCTTTGATCGCTTCGGGTGCCGGCGCATGCGTTTGCTTAATCTTCAGAGCGCAATCCATGTACGGATGGGAGATCGAGCCGCAGGGGTACGACTTGAATGCGAGCTTGGGGATTTCCCATTCGTTGCCCAGCTCAGTAAGCTTTTCAAAGCGATAGTCGTTCTCACCGCCGAAGGCACGGTAAAAACCGTGGGTGCCGTCAAAGACTTTTGCCGGACCACGAAAGCCCTGGCGCGCCAGCAGTGTCGCGACGATACCGCCATGGGACGACCAACCGGGATGCAAGCGTTTGGTCCAGGTGCCGTCGGCAAGATATTCGATGATGCCCGAGCTTTGGCTGCCGCACAGACCGAAAGCATCGCTCCACTGTGCACTAGTCAAGCCGTAGAGCTTGCCAGCCGCCGCGGCGGCGCCGAAGGTCGAGCAGAGCGCGGTCGGATGAAAGCCGCGCGCATGAAATTTTCCCGGCGCCACCAGACCAACTTTGCACATGACCTCCGTGCCGGCGATGGCCGCTTCCAAGACGGCTTTGCCGCTCGCGCCGGCTTCCTCACCCACAGCCAACGCCGTCATCCAGGCGCACGAACCGGTGTGAACGATCGCTTCCTCGAGAGTGTCGTCGTAGTCGAGTCCGTGCGCCAAGGTGCCGTTGGCGATCACCGCGTTGGCCGGCGCCACTTTTGTCGCGGAGCCAATGATCCGGCTCAGCGCAGGGCCGCCCAGTTGTTTTGCCACCGCAGTGACCATGGCGCCGAAATCCATGGTGGCTGACGCCAGCGCCACCCCCACAGTATCGAGCAACACTAGCTTGGCTTTGTCCACGACAGCGGACGGCACAGCGTCGAGTGTGAGACCGCTCGCAAAGCGGCCGATGGTTTCGGAATAATTTGCCACGTTCTTTGCTCCAGCACAGGTTCTAGGACTGTCGTAGCATTGGCATTATTAGCCAGCGTCATTCATACTGTTGCGCAACATCGCACGGAACTCTGGCTCGCTCAACAGAGCCGCGCCTAGATTGGAACCTTCGCATGGACTGGCAAAACGTGATTGTCGCCCCGCTCTCTTTGGCTGCCGGCATCTTGGTGCTGCTCGCTGCGTTGGTGGCTTTTTTTGTGGGTCACCGGAAAGCTCGAAGGCTACGATCCGGTCAACGAAATGATGTTCCGCGACAACGCCGCGCTCGGCGTGCGCTACGCGCTGTTCACCATCGCGGTCATCTTGACGTTGCTGGGAATCT from Deltaproteobacteria bacterium includes:
- a CDS encoding MmgE/PrpD family protein codes for the protein MANYSETIGRFASGLTLDAVPSAVVDKAKLVLLDTVGVALASATMDFGAMVTAVAKQLGGPALSRIIGSATKVAPANAVIANGTLAHGLDYDDTLEEAIVHTGSCAWMTALAVGEEAGASGKAVLEAAIAGTEVMCKVGLVAPGKFHARGFHPTALCSTFGAAAAAGKLYGLTSAQWSDAFGLCGSQSSGIIEYLADGTWTKRLHPGWSSHGGIVATLLARQGFRGPAKVFDGTHGFYRAFGGENDYRFEKLTELGNEWEIPKLAFKSYPCGSISHPYMDCALKIKQTHAPAPEAIKEVICRTAEGPVHRLWEPLADKQAPVSSYGAKFSLPFSIAVMLIRGKAGLEEFSDEAIHDPALLGLAKKVRYVLDPTIDYPRHFSGHVKLFLNDGRVLEQNQPHPRGGLEDPLPPSEIEAKFRANAGLVLPADKIERIIGCARAMEELPSLQQLTDLLTA